From one Simplicispira suum genomic stretch:
- a CDS encoding AAA family ATPase: protein MQIQDEATLANHLALVLQQAGGPVAHVQTHLSHILLTPGHAYKLKKSICLPFADFSSVAARRHFCEEELRLNQRLAASLYLDVLPVLGSVQAPRLGAPGEAADSAIDWVVHMRRFASASEADALVRRGALQAPELQRFAKRLAQFHAACPVAAAGSAWGSAAQVQQAIGDVFKTLASVLDDAAAPRLQALRPVFAGLEGRWAERQAGGHVREGHGDLHLSNLVRLEGALTAFDCIEFSPALRWIDTLADAAFLTMDLHAHGRSDLAWRFLDAYLSETGDYAALAVLRPYEIYRALVRALAARLRTGQGGAQACGPDYLACAEALAQPMQPRLLITHGLSGSGKSTVATALLAQAGAVRLRSDVERKRLHGLAPLADSAARGADIYTPDASERTFEHLAEQARALLQAGYPVIVDAAFLRRSERVRMHAVAQALGVPFTVLHCRAGELDLQARVQSRLAAGDDPSEADLAVLAAQQRTAEPLTVHEQALALTVNTDAPWSAADIERQWRAAATDVKV from the coding sequence ATGCAAATCCAGGACGAAGCCACGTTGGCGAACCATCTGGCGCTGGTGCTGCAGCAGGCGGGTGGGCCCGTGGCGCATGTGCAGACCCATCTCTCGCACATCCTGCTCACGCCCGGCCACGCCTACAAGCTCAAGAAGTCGATTTGCCTGCCCTTTGCCGATTTCAGCAGCGTGGCTGCGCGGCGCCACTTTTGTGAAGAAGAGCTGCGCCTGAACCAGCGGCTCGCGGCATCGCTGTACCTGGACGTGCTGCCCGTGCTGGGCAGCGTGCAGGCGCCGCGCCTGGGCGCGCCGGGCGAAGCGGCAGACAGCGCCATCGACTGGGTGGTGCACATGCGCCGCTTCGCCAGCGCCAGCGAGGCCGACGCCCTGGTGCGCCGGGGCGCGCTGCAAGCGCCCGAGCTGCAGCGTTTTGCAAAGCGTCTGGCGCAGTTTCATGCCGCCTGCCCGGTGGCGGCGGCCGGCAGTGCGTGGGGCAGCGCCGCCCAGGTGCAGCAGGCCATTGGCGATGTGTTCAAAACCCTGGCCAGCGTGCTGGACGATGCCGCTGCGCCCCGGCTGCAGGCGCTGCGCCCGGTGTTTGCCGGGCTGGAAGGGCGGTGGGCCGAGCGCCAGGCGGGCGGCCATGTGCGCGAGGGCCATGGCGACCTGCACCTGAGCAACCTGGTGCGGCTGGAGGGCGCGCTCACCGCCTTCGACTGCATCGAGTTCAGCCCGGCCCTGCGCTGGATCGACACCCTGGCAGATGCCGCGTTCCTCACCATGGACCTGCATGCCCATGGCCGCTCGGATCTGGCCTGGCGCTTTCTCGATGCCTACCTGAGCGAAACCGGCGACTACGCAGCACTGGCCGTGCTGCGCCCCTACGAAATCTACCGTGCCCTGGTGCGCGCCCTGGCGGCGCGGCTGCGCACCGGGCAAGGTGGGGCGCAGGCGTGCGGGCCTGACTACCTGGCCTGCGCCGAGGCACTGGCCCAGCCCATGCAGCCGCGCTTGCTCATCACCCATGGTCTGTCGGGTTCGGGCAAATCCACCGTCGCCACTGCCCTGTTGGCCCAGGCCGGCGCCGTGCGCCTGCGCTCGGACGTAGAGCGCAAGCGCCTGCATGGCCTGGCGCCATTGGCCGACTCGGCAGCGCGCGGCGCCGACATCTACACGCCCGACGCATCCGAGCGCACCTTCGAGCACCTGGCCGAGCAGGCCCGCGCGCTGTTGCAGGCCGGCTACCCGGTCATTGTCGACGCCGCCTTCCTGCGGCGCAGCGAGCGCGTGCGCATGCACGCCGTGGCGCAGGCGCTGGGTGTGCCCTTCACCGTGTTGCACTGCCGCGCCGGCGAGCTAGACCTGCAAGCGCGTGTACAGAGTCGCCTTGCGGCAGGAGACGACCCGTCCGAGGCCGATCTGGCCGTACTGGCAGCGCAGCAGCGCACAGCCGAACCGCTGACGGTGCATGAGCAGGCACTGGCACTGACCGTGAACACCGATGCCCCGTGGAGCGCAGCAGACATTGAGCGCCAATGGCGGGCGGCCGCGACGGATGTAAAAGTCTGA
- the upp gene encoding uracil phosphoribosyltransferase, whose amino-acid sequence MSNVHLIDHPLVQHKLTLMRRKDASTNSFRHLLGELSTLMAYEVTRDMPLSDIEIETPLETMTGKVIDGKKQVLVSILRAGNGFLDGMLNVIPGARVGHIGLYRDPATLQPVEYYFKMPSEMEERDIIVVDPMLATGNSACAAIDRLKKLKPRSIKFVCLLAAPEGIATMQKAHPDVPIYTAAIDRELNDHGYILPGLGDAGDRIFGTK is encoded by the coding sequence ATGAGCAACGTCCACCTCATTGACCACCCCCTGGTGCAGCACAAGCTCACCCTCATGCGCCGCAAAGACGCCAGCACCAACAGCTTTCGCCACCTCCTGGGCGAACTCTCAACGCTGATGGCGTACGAGGTGACGCGCGACATGCCGCTCTCGGACATCGAGATCGAGACCCCACTGGAGACCATGACCGGCAAGGTCATCGACGGCAAGAAGCAGGTGCTGGTCTCCATCTTGCGCGCGGGCAATGGCTTTCTGGACGGCATGCTCAACGTGATTCCCGGCGCGCGCGTGGGCCACATCGGCCTGTACCGCGACCCGGCCACGCTGCAACCCGTGGAGTACTACTTCAAGATGCCGTCCGAGATGGAGGAACGCGACATCATCGTCGTCGACCCCATGCTGGCCACCGGCAACTCGGCTTGCGCCGCGATTGACCGGCTGAAGAAGTTGAAACCCCGTTCCATCAAGTTCGTCTGCCTGCTGGCCGCACCCGAAGGCATTGCCACGATGCAAAAGGCGCATCCCGACGTGCCGATCTACACCGCAGCCATCGACCGTGAGTTGAACGATCACGGCTACATCCTGCCGGGGCTGGGGGATGCGGGAGACCGGATTTTTGGGACCAAGTAG
- a CDS encoding restriction endonuclease subunit S translates to MALTVSLDDIVAGGNSLLAAKPHWERVRLGDVGQVLNGYAFKAELFTRDGGMPLIRIRDVGSPASETFYSGDFDERYVVSAGDLLVGMDGDFNCARWRGPLSLLNQRVCKITVDEALYLPRFLDYVLPGYLKAINDATSSITVKHLSSRTIQDIPLPLPPLDEQREIVAELEKQFSRLDEAVANLQRVKANLKRYKASVLKAAVEGRLVETEASLAHREDRTYETGEQLLQRILEERRTKWALKKKYVEPATAERSLIESVPEGWAEASVEQISQLVEYGSSSKTSDDLTGIPVLRMGNIFEGELRFDELKYLPSDHEEFPKLLLKDGDLLFNRTNSPELVGKVAVFRSKPTNYSFASYLIRVRTLAGALPEFLAAYINSSFGRQWVKSVVTQQVGQANVNGTKLQALSVPLPPFPEQTRIVAEVDRHLSIIREVEAEVDTNLKRAQALRQSTLAKAFGVEGRQI, encoded by the coding sequence ATGGCACTTACCGTTTCTTTAGATGACATCGTTGCCGGTGGAAATTCGCTTCTTGCAGCCAAACCTCATTGGGAACGAGTTCGCCTGGGTGACGTCGGGCAAGTACTGAATGGCTACGCGTTCAAGGCTGAGCTCTTTACCCGGGATGGCGGCATGCCGCTCATTCGCATTCGCGACGTGGGCAGTCCGGCTTCCGAAACTTTTTACTCCGGCGACTTTGATGAGCGTTATGTCGTGAGCGCTGGTGACCTGCTCGTTGGCATGGATGGTGACTTCAACTGCGCACGCTGGCGCGGTCCACTCTCGTTGCTCAATCAGCGGGTTTGCAAGATCACGGTCGATGAAGCCCTGTACTTGCCGCGCTTCCTCGATTACGTCCTGCCGGGCTACTTGAAGGCAATCAACGACGCAACGTCGTCCATCACGGTGAAGCATCTTTCATCGCGGACGATTCAAGATATTCCGTTGCCGCTGCCACCGTTGGACGAGCAGCGCGAAATCGTCGCCGAACTCGAAAAACAATTCTCCCGCCTCGACGAAGCCGTCGCCAACCTCCAGCGCGTCAAAGCCAACCTCAAACGCTACAAAGCCTCCGTCCTCAAAGCCGCCGTCGAAGGCCGCCTCGTCGAAACCGAAGCCAGCCTGGCTCACCGCGAAGACCGCACCTACGAAACCGGCGAGCAGCTTTTGCAGCGGATTCTTGAGGAGCGGCGGACGAAGTGGGCGCTTAAGAAAAAGTATGTTGAGCCTGCAACTGCTGAACGCTCATTGATTGAGAGCGTCCCAGAAGGGTGGGCAGAGGCGTCTGTGGAGCAAATTTCGCAGCTCGTGGAATATGGCTCGTCCTCAAAAACCTCTGATGACCTGACAGGTATCCCCGTTCTTCGAATGGGCAACATCTTTGAAGGTGAGCTGCGCTTTGACGAATTGAAGTACCTGCCCAGCGATCACGAGGAGTTTCCTAAGCTCCTATTGAAAGATGGCGATCTGCTGTTCAACCGAACCAATAGCCCTGAGTTGGTTGGGAAGGTCGCAGTATTCCGCTCAAAGCCAACCAACTACTCCTTTGCGTCGTACCTAATTCGCGTTCGCACGCTTGCTGGTGCATTGCCCGAGTTTTTGGCGGCATACATCAATTCGAGTTTTGGAAGGCAATGGGTCAAGAGTGTTGTCACGCAGCAGGTGGGGCAAGCCAATGTCAATGGAACAAAGCTGCAAGCACTTTCGGTTCCACTGCCGCCATTCCCCGAGCAAACCCGAATCGTCGCCGAAGTAGACCGCCACCTGTCCATCATCCGCGAAGTCGAAGCCGAGGTCGATACCAACCTCAAGCGCGCGCAGGCGCTGAGGCAGTCGACGCTGGCGAAGGCGTTTGGTGTTGAGGGCCGCCAGATATGA
- a CDS encoding type I restriction-modification enzyme R subunit C-terminal domain-containing protein, which yields MTPEAKARKTIDALLLSAGWHVCGVADANIHAALGVAIREFPLNPGFGFADYLLYVNGKACGVIEAKKEGATLIGVEVQSGRYAQGLPASLPAWRRPLPFLWESTGVETHFTNGLDPEPRARNVFAFFRPELLLQWLTYLQAPAGSNTAQDAAGTFLTRMRTMPKLVTEWGTGGASYKLWPAQITAIENLEKSLAANKPKALIQMATGSGKTFTSIGFIYRLIKFGGARRVLFLVDRGNLARQTKKEFDAYASPYNNYKFGEEYIVQHLQSNQIDTSARVVICTIQRMFSMLKGRELPADADEESTEGMESLFKQADPIGYNPAIPIESFDIVVTDEAHRSIYNLWRQVLEYFDAYLIGLTATPNKQTFGFFNQNLVMEYGHAQAVADGVNVNYDVYRIKTEVTEAGAKVEKGYWLETLDKATRRKTAWQLDEDFEYDPAELDRAVQTPDQIRTVVRTLKDNWNVDLFPQRQELPKTLMFAKDDNHAEKIVEILREEFGRGNEFAQKITYKTTGTSPEQLIKDFRTAYYPRVAVTVDMIATGTDIKPVEIVVFMRSVKSRSFFEQMKGRGVRICNPTDLAAVNPGEGVKKDHFVIVDAVGVCERDKTDSRPMDQKKSVGLDKLLQAVSLGNVEDEVLSSIAARLARLDRDASDADKAKVQELSGGKTLRDLARGIVQALNIDATQDMSPFEADARLRDATKPFSTPALREQLLKMKQKADLVIDTVTQDSLISATFSEGSDRAAELVQSFEAFIAQHKDEITALQILYNRPTRAPLKFEDVKALADALHAPPHLMDEGALWQAYAAIRKDKVKGASQRRLLTDLVSLVRFAMQQTNELVPYPERVQANFKAWLAQHQQHNPQPFTQEQQHWLEMIRDHIAANLGIEIDDFEYAPFNTEGGLGKVHQLFGAALPRVIEEMNRELAA from the coding sequence ATGACGCCAGAGGCAAAAGCCCGGAAAACCATAGACGCACTCTTGCTGTCAGCGGGCTGGCACGTCTGCGGCGTCGCCGATGCGAACATCCATGCGGCCCTTGGCGTCGCCATCCGCGAATTCCCGCTCAACCCTGGTTTTGGCTTTGCCGACTACCTGCTGTATGTCAACGGCAAAGCCTGCGGCGTGATCGAAGCCAAGAAAGAGGGCGCAACGCTGATCGGTGTGGAAGTGCAGTCTGGCCGCTACGCCCAAGGCCTGCCCGCCAGCTTGCCCGCATGGCGCAGGCCCTTGCCCTTCCTGTGGGAGTCCACCGGGGTCGAGACCCACTTCACCAACGGCCTGGACCCCGAGCCCCGCGCACGCAACGTCTTCGCCTTCTTCCGCCCTGAATTGCTGCTGCAGTGGCTGACTTATTTGCAGGCGCCGGCGGGTTCCAATACGGCGCAAGATGCGGCGGGCACCTTCCTCACCCGCATGCGCACCATGCCCAAGCTGGTAACCGAATGGGGCACCGGCGGCGCCAGCTACAAGCTGTGGCCCGCGCAAATCACGGCGATTGAAAACCTGGAGAAAAGCCTTGCCGCCAACAAGCCCAAGGCCTTGATCCAGATGGCCACCGGCAGCGGCAAAACCTTTACCAGCATCGGCTTCATCTACCGCCTCATTAAATTCGGCGGCGCCCGTCGCGTGCTCTTCTTGGTAGACCGAGGCAACCTGGCGCGCCAGACCAAGAAAGAGTTTGACGCCTACGCCTCGCCCTACAACAACTACAAGTTTGGCGAGGAATACATCGTCCAGCACCTGCAAAGCAACCAGATCGACACCAGCGCCCGCGTCGTCATCTGCACCATCCAGCGCATGTTCAGCATGCTCAAGGGGCGCGAACTGCCGGCCGATGCCGACGAAGAAAGCACCGAAGGCATGGAGAGCCTGTTCAAGCAGGCCGACCCCATTGGCTACAACCCCGCCATCCCCATCGAGAGCTTTGACATTGTGGTGACGGACGAGGCCCACCGCAGCATCTACAACCTGTGGCGCCAGGTGCTGGAGTACTTTGACGCCTACCTCATTGGCCTGACGGCCACGCCCAACAAACAAACCTTTGGCTTCTTCAACCAGAACCTGGTCATGGAATACGGCCACGCGCAGGCCGTGGCCGATGGCGTCAACGTCAACTACGACGTGTACCGCATCAAAACCGAGGTGACCGAGGCCGGCGCCAAGGTCGAAAAAGGCTACTGGCTGGAAACGCTGGACAAAGCCACCCGCCGCAAAACCGCCTGGCAGCTCGACGAAGACTTTGAATACGACCCCGCCGAGCTCGACCGCGCCGTGCAAACGCCCGACCAGATCCGCACCGTGGTGCGCACGCTGAAGGACAACTGGAACGTTGACTTGTTCCCCCAGCGCCAGGAGCTGCCCAAAACCTTGATGTTTGCCAAAGACGACAACCACGCCGAGAAGATTGTCGAAATCCTGCGCGAAGAGTTTGGCCGGGGCAACGAGTTCGCGCAAAAAATTACCTACAAAACTACCGGCACCAGCCCCGAGCAACTCATCAAAGACTTCCGCACCGCCTACTACCCGCGCGTGGCCGTCACCGTGGACATGATCGCCACCGGCACCGACATCAAGCCAGTGGAAATCGTCGTCTTCATGCGCAGCGTAAAAAGCCGCAGCTTCTTCGAGCAAATGAAAGGCCGGGGCGTGCGCATCTGCAACCCCACCGACCTGGCCGCCGTCAACCCGGGGGAGGGGGTGAAGAAAGACCATTTCGTCATCGTCGATGCCGTGGGCGTGTGCGAGCGCGACAAAACCGACAGCCGCCCCATGGACCAAAAGAAGAGCGTGGGGCTGGACAAACTGCTGCAAGCCGTCAGCCTGGGCAATGTGGAAGACGAAGTGCTGAGCAGCATCGCCGCCCGCCTGGCGCGGTTGGACCGCGATGCATCAGACGCCGACAAGGCCAAAGTGCAGGAGCTGAGCGGCGGCAAAACCCTGCGCGACCTGGCGCGCGGCATTGTGCAAGCGCTCAACATCGACGCCACTCAAGACATGTCGCCCTTTGAGGCCGATGCGCGGCTTAGAGACGCAACCAAGCCTTTCAGTACGCCCGCTTTGCGCGAGCAGCTATTGAAAATGAAGCAAAAGGCCGACCTGGTGATCGACACCGTAACGCAAGACAGCTTGATCAGCGCCACTTTTTCCGAGGGTAGCGACCGCGCAGCAGAACTGGTGCAAAGCTTTGAGGCCTTCATTGCCCAGCACAAAGACGAAATCACTGCGCTGCAAATTTTGTACAACAGGCCGACCCGCGCGCCGCTCAAGTTTGAAGATGTCAAAGCGCTGGCCGACGCCCTGCACGCGCCGCCCCACCTGATGGACGAAGGCGCCCTGTGGCAAGCCTACGCCGCCATTCGAAAAGACAAGGTCAAAGGCGCCAGCCAGCGCCGCCTGCTGACTGACCTCGTCAGCCTGGTGCGCTTTGCCATGCAGCAGACCAACGAGCTGGTGCCGTACCCCGAGCGCGTGCAGGCCAACTTCAAAGCCTGGCTGGCGCAGCACCAGCAGCACAACCCCCAACCGTTCACGCAAGAGCAACAACACTGGCTAGAAATGATCCGCGACCACATCGCCGCCAACCTCGGCATTGAAATTGACGACTTTGAATACGCCCCCTTCAACACCGAGGGCGGCCTGGGCAAGGTGCACCAGCTCTTTGGCGCGGCACTGCCCAGGGTGATTGAGGAAATGAATCGGGAGTTGGCGGCGTAG
- a CDS encoding nuclear transport factor 2 family protein produces the protein MIAEANLAELPSILHPKAVFRSPMAHTPYPSAQAVQLILGTVVKVFEDFSYHRELASADGKSVVLEFSAKVNGKELKGIDMIQFDDDGKIVDFEVMVRPMSGLQALGDEMAKRLAPYLAAMKVARV, from the coding sequence ATGATTGCCGAAGCCAACCTGGCCGAGCTGCCCTCCATCCTGCACCCCAAGGCGGTGTTCCGCTCGCCCATGGCGCACACGCCGTACCCCAGCGCGCAGGCGGTGCAGCTCATCCTGGGCACGGTGGTCAAGGTGTTTGAAGACTTCAGCTACCACCGCGAACTCGCCAGTGCCGACGGCAAGAGCGTGGTGCTGGAATTCAGCGCCAAGGTGAACGGCAAGGAGCTCAAAGGCATCGACATGATCCAGTTCGACGACGACGGCAAGATTGTCGACTTCGAAGTCATGGTGCGCCCCATGAGCGGCCTGCAGGCCCTGGGCGACGAAATGGCCAAGCGCCTGGCGCCGTATCTGGCGGCCATGAAGGTCGCCAGGGTGTGA
- a CDS encoding HsdM family class I SAM-dependent methyltransferase, giving the protein MHAAFESNPPFGKKSSTVIVGEDGRTSTEKDTIERDDFWATTSNKQLNFVQHIKTLLKTHGRAAVVLPDNVLFEGGAGETIRKKLLHECDVHTLLRLPTGLFYAQGVKANVLFFDKKPASESPWTKQLWIYDLRTNKHFTLKTNPLRRDDLQEFVNLYNVNNRHQRQATWSPENPDGRWRAYSYEELIARDKASLDIFWLKDDSLADSDNLPAPRLIALEIVEDLQAALAQFKLIASDLGEVVEE; this is encoded by the coding sequence TTGCACGCAGCATTCGAATCAAACCCGCCTTTTGGCAAGAAGAGCAGCACCGTCATCGTGGGGGAAGACGGCCGCACCAGCACCGAAAAAGACACCATTGAGCGCGATGATTTCTGGGCCACCACCAGCAACAAGCAGCTCAACTTTGTGCAGCACATCAAGACCCTGCTCAAAACCCACGGTCGCGCGGCAGTGGTGCTGCCAGACAACGTGTTGTTTGAAGGCGGCGCGGGCGAAACCATCCGCAAAAAGCTGCTGCACGAGTGCGATGTGCACACGCTGCTGCGCCTGCCTACGGGCTTGTTCTACGCGCAGGGTGTCAAGGCGAACGTACTCTTCTTCGACAAGAAGCCCGCGAGCGAGTCACCGTGGACCAAGCAGTTGTGGATCTACGACTTGCGCACGAACAAGCATTTCACGCTCAAGACCAACCCGCTGCGCCGCGACGATCTGCAAGAGTTCGTGAACCTCTACAACGTCAACAACCGCCACCAGCGCCAGGCGACCTGGTCGCCCGAGAACCCGGACGGTCGCTGGCGCGCCTACAGCTACGAAGAGCTGATCGCGCGGGACAAAGCGAGTCTGGATATTTTTTGGCTAAAGGACGATTCACTCGCCGACAGCGACAACCTGCCCGCACCGCGCCTGATTGCGCTGGAGATTGTGGAAGACCTGCAAGCGGCGCTGGCGCAGTTCAAGCTGATTGCCAGCGATCTGGGGGAAGTCGTTGAAGAGTGA
- a CDS encoding threo-3-hydroxy-L-aspartate ammonia-lyase, with amino-acid sequence MSWPDLDLPTAQDVHAAAERLRGIAHRTPVLRSSTADAMLGAQVFFKCESLQRGGSFKFRGAYNALAQLSPEQRERGVLTFSAGNHAQAIALAARMLDMPALVVMPHDALSSKMAAARAYGAQVVTYDPLTEDREAISHKLSKERGMVLVPPSDHFDVIAGQGTAALELIDEVPRLDVLFVGVGGGGLLAGSLLATKDALPLCRVYGVEPEVANDGQQSLASGEIVEIALPRSTIADGARATALSPMAFDIIQQSVEGIVTASDPQLMEAMRFFAERMKIVVEPTGALALAGARHSGCDIRGTRVGIIVSGGNVDLARYARFLAD; translated from the coding sequence ATGAGTTGGCCCGACCTCGACTTGCCCACGGCCCAAGACGTGCACGCCGCCGCCGAGCGCCTGCGCGGCATTGCGCACCGCACGCCGGTGCTGCGCTCCAGCACGGCCGACGCGATGCTGGGCGCGCAAGTATTTTTCAAGTGTGAAAGCCTGCAGCGCGGCGGCTCCTTCAAGTTCCGTGGCGCCTACAACGCCTTGGCGCAGCTCTCGCCCGAGCAGCGCGAGCGCGGCGTGCTCACGTTTTCGGCCGGCAACCACGCACAGGCGATTGCCCTGGCGGCGCGCATGCTGGATATGCCAGCGCTGGTCGTTATGCCGCACGACGCGCTCTCGTCCAAGATGGCTGCGGCCCGTGCCTACGGCGCCCAAGTTGTCACCTACGACCCACTGACCGAAGACCGCGAAGCGATCAGCCACAAATTGTCGAAAGAACGTGGCATGGTGCTGGTGCCGCCGTCCGATCATTTCGACGTCATCGCCGGCCAAGGCACGGCCGCGCTGGAACTCATTGACGAAGTGCCGCGCCTGGATGTGCTCTTTGTCGGCGTCGGCGGCGGCGGATTGCTGGCCGGCAGCCTGCTCGCCACCAAAGACGCCTTGCCGCTGTGCCGCGTCTACGGCGTGGAGCCCGAGGTGGCCAACGACGGCCAGCAGTCGCTCGCCAGCGGGGAAATCGTGGAAATCGCGCTGCCGCGCAGCACCATTGCCGACGGCGCCCGCGCCACCGCCCTCTCGCCGATGGCATTCGACATCATCCAGCAGAGCGTCGAAGGCATCGTCACCGCCAGCGACCCGCAACTGATGGAAGCCATGCGCTTCTTTGCCGAGCGCATGAAAATCGTCGTCGAACCCACCGGCGCGCTGGCACTGGCCGGCGCCCGCCACAGTGGCTGCGACATTCGCGGCACACGCGTGGGCATCATCGTCAGCGGCGGCAACGTCGACCTGGCGCGCTACGCCCGCTTCCTGGCTGATTGA
- a CDS encoding crotonase/enoyl-CoA hydratase family protein — MQFETLAVSLQDHIATVRLNRPDKANAMNAAMWQDIRRAFQWVDETPEARVAVLQGEGKLFTAGIDLQMMMGLGPQIKNDCDGRTREALRRVILDLQDTLTSLERCRKPVLAAIHGACIGGGIDLITCADMRYASGDAYFSIKEIDIGMTADVGTLQRLPKLVGEGITRELAYTGRKFDAAEAKEMGLVNRVFESREALYAGVHEIAATIAAKSPLSIRGTKEMITYARDHTVADSLNYIATWNAAMLMSSDLTTAMTASMSKQVPSFKD, encoded by the coding sequence ATGCAATTTGAAACCCTCGCTGTCTCGCTGCAAGACCACATCGCCACCGTGCGCCTGAACCGCCCGGACAAGGCCAACGCCATGAACGCCGCCATGTGGCAGGACATCCGCCGCGCCTTCCAGTGGGTTGATGAAACCCCCGAAGCCCGCGTCGCCGTGCTGCAAGGCGAGGGCAAGCTCTTCACCGCCGGCATCGACCTGCAAATGATGATGGGCCTGGGTCCGCAGATTAAGAACGACTGCGATGGCCGCACGCGCGAAGCACTGCGCCGCGTCATCCTCGACCTGCAGGACACCCTCACCAGCCTGGAGCGCTGCCGCAAGCCCGTGCTCGCCGCCATCCACGGCGCCTGCATTGGCGGCGGCATCGACCTCATCACCTGCGCCGACATGCGCTACGCGAGCGGCGACGCCTATTTCTCGATCAAGGAAATCGACATCGGCATGACGGCCGACGTCGGCACGCTGCAGCGCCTGCCCAAGCTGGTGGGCGAGGGCATCACCCGCGAGCTGGCCTACACCGGCCGCAAGTTCGACGCGGCCGAAGCCAAGGAAATGGGTTTGGTGAACCGCGTGTTCGAAAGCCGTGAGGCCTTGTACGCCGGCGTGCACGAGATTGCGGCCACCATCGCCGCCAAGTCGCCCCTGTCGATTCGCGGCACCAAGGAAATGATCACCTACGCCCGCGACCACACGGTGGCCGACAGCTTGAACTACATCGCTACGTGGAACGCCGCCATGCTGATGAGCAGCGACTTGACCACCGCGATGACGGCCAGCATGAGCAAGCAGGTGCCGAGCTTCAAGGATTGA